Proteins from a single region of Streptomyces glaucescens:
- the murG gene encoding undecaprenyldiphospho-muramoylpentapeptide beta-N-acetylglucosaminyltransferase produces the protein MHVVLAGGGTAGHIEPALALADALRRQDPTVGITALGTERGLETRLVPERGYELALIPAVPLPRKPTPELITVPGRLRGTIKAAEQILERTRADVVVGFGGYVALPGYLAAKRLGVPIVIHEANARPGLANKIGSRYAAQVAVATPDSKLRNSRYIGIPLRHSIATLDRAAARPEARAMFGLDPNLPTLLVSGGSQGARRLNEVVQQVAPWLQQAGIQILHAVGPKNELPQVHQMPGMPPYIPVSYLDRMDLAYAAADMMLCRAGAMTVAELSAVGLPAAYVPLPIGNGEQRLNAQPVVKAGGGLLVDDAELTPEWVQQNVLPVLADPHRLYEMSRAAAEFGRRDADELLVGMVYEAIAAHRAHR, from the coding sequence CCCGACCGTGGGCATCACGGCCCTGGGCACGGAGCGCGGCCTGGAGACCAGGCTGGTCCCCGAGCGGGGTTACGAGCTGGCGCTGATCCCGGCCGTCCCGCTGCCCCGCAAGCCCACCCCCGAGCTGATCACCGTCCCGGGCCGGCTGCGCGGCACGATCAAGGCGGCCGAGCAGATCCTGGAGCGCACCCGGGCGGACGTCGTGGTCGGCTTCGGCGGCTACGTGGCGCTGCCCGGCTACCTGGCCGCCAAGCGCCTCGGCGTGCCGATCGTCATCCACGAGGCCAACGCCCGGCCCGGCCTCGCCAACAAGATCGGCTCCCGCTACGCCGCACAGGTCGCCGTCGCCACCCCGGACAGCAAGCTCCGGAACTCGCGCTACATCGGCATCCCGCTGCGCCACTCCATCGCCACCCTGGACCGGGCCGCCGCCCGCCCCGAGGCGCGCGCGATGTTCGGCCTCGACCCCAACCTGCCGACCCTGCTCGTCTCGGGCGGCTCGCAGGGCGCCCGCCGTCTCAACGAGGTCGTCCAGCAGGTCGCGCCCTGGCTCCAGCAGGCCGGGATCCAGATCCTGCACGCGGTGGGCCCGAAGAACGAACTGCCGCAGGTGCACCAGATGCCGGGGATGCCCCCGTACATCCCGGTAAGTTATCTGGACCGGATGGACCTCGCGTACGCCGCGGCCGACATGATGCTTTGCCGCGCGGGCGCGATGACCGTCGCCGAACTGTCCGCCGTCGGACTCCCGGCCGCCTACGTCCCGCTGCCCATCGGCAACGGCGAGCAGCGGCTGAACGCCCAGCCGGTGGTCAAGGCCGGCGGCGGGCTGCTGGTCGACGACGCGGAGCTCACCCCGGAGTGGGTGCAGCAGAACGTGCTGCCCGTGCTGGCCGACCCGCACCGGCTGTACGAGATGTCCCGCGCCGCCGCCGAGTTCGGCCGCCGGGACGCCGACGAGCTGCTCGTCGGCATGGTGTACGAGGCGATCGCCGCCCACCGTGCACACCGATAG